Below is a genomic region from bacterium.
GCGTTACGAGAATACGTTCAAAATGCAGCGGACTCGATAGACGCCTCAATAGAGGCGGGTGTCTGTCTCGTTCCCGAGGGTTCCATCTCGATAACTTTAGACGGGAAAACGCGATCCATTTTAGTGGAAGATAATGGATTAGGCATCAAGAACGAGGATGTCGAAACACGCCTGGGTGGGCTGGGATGCAGTTCAAAAGGCGGAGGGGGGCATCGCGGTTTTAGAGGTATTGGGCGCCTAGGCGGATTAGCCTATTGTGACTTGTTGAGGTTTGAAACAAGAAGCGATGCACGGGAAAAAGTGGCAGTTATTGAGTGGTCAGGTAAAGCGTTGCGGGAACAGGTTGCAAGCGCTAAGGGGAGTGAGCATGTCGAGGCTGCTATAAGGCGCATAGCCACTATACATTTCAGGGCTGCCGACAAGCATGCAGATCCGGCACATTTCTGCCGTGTCGAAATGGTGAATGTCCATCGGTTTCATGCTGACGTCCTGATGAATATTAAGGGTTTGCGTGAATATTTATCGCAAATAGTGCCCGCTCCCTATGACAGAAATAAATTTCGATTTGCAGAGAAGATTGAGCGCCATCTTTCGGAGGTTTCAGGATATCGATCGTACAGTATTACCTTGAACGGAACGCCTATTGTGCGGCCGTTCCAGGAACAGGTGGTCTTGCGGGCGGAACACGAAGATCGAATAATGGACGTTAAACTATTAGAGTTAAAAACGCCGGACGGGCGGTTGATCTGTCGGGGCTGGTACGCGATGTCACAGTTTATGTCGGCAATGCCGCCTAATGTAACAATGCGCGGGATTCGTGTGCGGCAGGGTAATATTGGGGTCGGTGATGAAGATTTCTTAAAGGCATCATTTATTGAGCCGCGATTTGCGACGTGGCACATTGGGGAATTACATGTAGGCGAGGGGCTTAAGTTGAATGCCCGCCGCGATGGTTTTGAGGAATCGCCGGAATATGAACTTTTTCTGGAATGGAGTTCAGGCGTATGCCGACTGTTAAGCTCTTTTTGCCGCCAGTCATCCAAAGAAAGAAGCGATAAGCAATTGCAATTGCGCGTTGGTATGGCAATGGATCGGTTGTTAGAAAATACATTCTTTTTGGACGAGGATCATAAGATGGCGGCAATAAAGGCCGCGGAGATGCAATTGGCACAACTTAGGAAAATGAACCCGGCTGGGGAAGTCTCTACGAAACTTGTCAATGACTACGAAGCGCGAGTCTCTGGGTTACGTCAGAAATCGATGTTTTTGTCAGACGTTCTGAACGGTCGATCAATTGGGCGTAAGAGCGGTGAGCAGGTTCTGACTGAGGTGTGCAAACGTATTCTTGATGCAGTACCCGGTATTGCTGGAACAACCCTTCTCCGCGAGATTGTGGCTCCTTACGTTAGGGAGCAGAAGTCCAATTCTTAGGTAGGTCCCTATAGAAATAGTAGAAGAGGTATAGGAAGTCAGAATATTGATGAGTGGAAAGTTTCAAGAATTCGTTGCTCATTTTTGTTTTTTCTCATTTTGTGGCTGTCGGTTGTGAGGTCGATCCTAGCAATTCGTTAAGAATGACATTTTTGTCAACCTCAACCTTTATTCGGTCGATAGCAAGGGTGCCAGAATTGGAATATCTCATTCTTCATGTTGCATCTTGCGTATGAATTATTCATTAAATATTCGCCTGGAGATGCAAGGAGAGGTTGGTCGACATCCGGTCACTCATTAGGGGATGCCATTCGCGCTTCAATGGTCATGCGAAAAGTTTGGTCACGGAGAATATTTGTGAATGCATTATATTTGATTTGTTCGTTCTTAAGCAGTGTCTCTTCAGCCCATTCTACAAGTACGTGCGCTTGCTTGTTATTGATTTTGTACTGTTTTATTGCGATGCACGCCTTATCCCCTTTTCGTTTATAATCGTCCCATGTGTCTACATAATGAAGCAAGGAGGCGAGAGGAAATCTTTTGGTGCTGAGAGGGACTAGGTTCCACTTTTTCCCGTCAGCATGAACTCTCCAGTCGTGCAGCATAATAGCCAGTGCTGCAGGAACCGCATGGGCGAGTACGAAGGGCCTAGATTGGCGCTCGTTTGCTGCTTTTGCATTTTCACATACTGTTCGCAGGAAATCGATGCTACCGATAACGCCATGCCATTTATATTCATCATATATCCTAATCCATTCGATTTCCAATTTGTCCCCCGCTTCGTCTGCAAACGCACCCCCATCCCAGTTGCCTGTATCCTTATCACCCATGAAGGCGGCAAGGGAGCCGAGAAGCTTTAGGGCGTTTCGATAACCCGGTTTCTTCCAGCGGTTAGGGCTTCCTGCAATGTTAATAGTCATGTCCTCATCGTTTAGTTCATCGCGCAAA
It encodes:
- a CDS encoding ATP-binding protein; this encodes MAPIIPQEIEGRRSISAHIGRQILDVITAGMYSDPRMALREYVQNAADSIDASIEAGVCLVPEGSISITLDGKTRSILVEDNGLGIKNEDVETRLGGLGCSSKGGGGHRGFRGIGRLGGLAYCDLLRFETRSDAREKVAVIEWSGKALREQVASAKGSEHVEAAIRRIATIHFRAADKHADPAHFCRVEMVNVHRFHADVLMNIKGLREYLSQIVPAPYDRNKFRFAEKIERHLSEVSGYRSYSITLNGTPIVRPFQEQVVLRAEHEDRIMDVKLLELKTPDGRLICRGWYAMSQFMSAMPPNVTMRGIRVRQGNIGVGDEDFLKASFIEPRFATWHIGELHVGEGLKLNARRDGFEESPEYELFLEWSSGVCRLLSSFCRQSSKERSDKQLQLRVGMAMDRLLENTFFLDEDHKMAAIKAAEMQLAQLRKMNPAGEVSTKLVNDYEARVSGLRQKSMFLSDVLNGRSIGRKSGEQVLTEVCKRILDAVPGIAGTTLLREIVAPYVREQKSNS